Proteins encoded within one genomic window of Tigriopus californicus strain San Diego chromosome 12, Tcal_SD_v2.1, whole genome shotgun sequence:
- the LOC131891608 gene encoding SET and MYND domain-containing protein 4-like yields the protein MWLSALPFLCLIFPDSAKMSGQTFVLKQIISEVEEEFFKDRAVPTDWDQTIALIGTIHQSINDPKRLERLVSGWSKPRALKDAQKSLDTREIGNDQLKVDNMAQALEFYNQAVLWGPMQGPQNYLLPLALANRSLVLMRMKQFHLAVRDMTMAIESGYPKENKYKLFQRMAKCYASIEDAANAMKCHEKLKESLVSESNLPRKSIQDILQESNNLILNVKRTRKAQSFLDLTSNQTIPEEDPLTISKPHKTISRAHGSVRIQYNDVRGRFVEASKDIDVGELIIRDSPVVHYINPVNSTKNCYACGTNANAPVPCQTCANTAFCSVECRTKANATSHVYDCGLALPDIFWKQKATGSGFATLIGMTLKVSTQQKAGFFTKNGFKAFNAPDLNADPSSKDPTLKNYDIFFNMASHVDPSNFGETLGVALILWKWLDSQGYFQNILPSDLEPFQDQRRNPKVFFTVLLFHFYSVIQSNNHTVQEIGKIDMTAEKFTVGSAVYPHVASIFNHNCDPNTSPIQVGLDQLTFASRVIHQGEEISHIYQAHFGNTPKAKRQEILQSMFHFVCSCEACAEDYPLAQSLPQSFAELGLDPELDRKYEECNLRIQDALEMPGSALKMLELYSERTRLVCKHLKRPHMFYLSSRAAITDCLWVMFGNKSQGLEGHSLQGIYL from the exons ATGTGGCTTTCTGCGCTCCCCTTCTTGTGCCTCATTTTCCCCGACTCGGCCAAGATGAGCGGGcaaacatttgttttaaaacaAATCATCAGTGAAGTGGAGGAAGAGTTCTTCAAAGATAGAGCAGTGCCGACAGATTGGGACCAAACAATCGCCTTGATTGGAACCATTCATCAAAGCATCAATGATCCCAAGAGGTTGGAGAGGCTTGTGAGTGGTTGGTCCAAACCAAGAGCCTTGAAGGACGCCCAAAAGTCATTGGACACGAGAGAAATTGGCAATGATCAACTCAAAGTGGACAATATGGCTCAAGCATTGGAGTTCTACAACCAAGCTGTTCTATGGGGGCCTATGCAAGGTCCGCAAAATTACCTGCTtcctttggccttggccaaccGATCCTTGGTCCTAATGAGAATGAAGCAGTTCCATTTGGCAGTCCGGGACATGACCATGGCTATTGAATCAGGGTATCCGAAGGAAAACAAGTACAAGCTCTTCCAGAGAATGGCCAAATGTTACGCCTCCATCGAAGATGCGGCCAATGCCATGAAGTGCCACGAGAAGCTCAAGGAGTCATTGGTGAGCGAGTCAAACTTACCCAGAAAGTCCATCCAGGACATTCTCCAGGAGTCTAACAACCTGATCTTGAACGTCAAGAGAACACGGAAGGCTCAGTCGTTCCTCGATCTGACTTCAAATCAAACCATTCCAGAGGAGGATCCATTAACGATCAGCAAGCCTCACAAGACCATCTCAAGGGCGCACGGATCGGTCCGTATTCAGTACAATGATGTCCGTGGGCGATTTGTCGAAGCGAGTAAGGACATTGATGTGGGTGAGCTCATTATTCGAGACAGTCCAGTGGTGCATTACATCAATCCCGTTAATTCCACGAAGAACTGCTATGCCTGTGGGACCAATGCCAATGCTCCTGTTCCATGTCAGACGTGTGCCAACACGGCCTTTTGTAGCGTGGAATGTAGAACAAAGGCCAACGCCACGAG CCATGTGTACGATTGTGGTTTAGCCTTGCCAGAcatattttggaaacaaaaggCCACGGGGTCAGGCTTTGCAACTTTGATAGGCATGACCTTGAAGGTCAGCACCCAACAGAAAGCCGGTTTCTTCACCAAAAACGGGTTTAAAGCCTTCAATGCTCCAGACCTCAACGCAGATCCGTCATCCAAAGATCCGACCTTGAAGAACTacgacatttttttcaacatggCCTCTCATGTAGACCCAAGCAATTTTGGCGAGACCTTAGGCGTTGCTCTGATCCTCTGGAAATGGCTGGACAGCCAAGgatatttccaaaatatcCTTCCCTCTGATTTAGAGCCATTCCAGGATCAAAGGCGCAACCCCAAAGTGTTCTTCACCGTACTGTTGTTCCATTTCTACTCCGTGATCCAATCCAACAACCACACAGTTCAAG AAATAGGCAAGATCGATATGACGGCCGAAAAATTCACCGTTGGGTCTGCGGTCTATCCCCATGTGGCTTCGATTTTCAACCACAATTGCGATCCAAATACCTCTCCGATTCAAGTGGGTCTGGATCAGTTGACCTTCGCCTCACGCGTTATTCACCAAGGCGAAGAAATAAGCCATATTTACCAAGctcattttggcaacactCCAAAGGCCAAGCGTCAAGAGATCCTTCAATCCATGTTCCACTTCGTTTGCTCTTGTGAGGCTTGTGCAGAAGATTACCCTTTGGCTCAATCGTTGCCCCAATCCTTTGCGGAACTTGGACTTGATCCGGAATTGGATCGCAAATACGAAGAGTGCAATCTCCGGATCCAGGATGCTCTTGAAATGCCTGGGAGTGCTTTGAAGATGCTTGAGTTGTACAGCGAGCGGACTCGATTGGTGTGCAAGCACCTCAAGAGACCCCATATGTTTTATCTGAGTAGCCGAGCAGCAATCACGGATTGCTTATGGGTCATGTTTGGGAACAAATCTCAAGGATTGGAAGGACATTCCTTACAAGGCATTTATTTGTAA
- the LOC131891611 gene encoding clathrin light chain-like isoform X1: MDTGSKRKLPSGETQSDKLGHTWLCVIIMEDSSSQENSPVFSAVGTSPPSVSPAKNREEPEVIKLWKENQATKLEEKDHLEEQAKIELKAQAKKELEDWYQLHAEQLTKLQTSHREASESAEKEFQSTNNEIQPGTEWERVAKMCDFNPKTCRNTKDISRLRSVILQLKQGGNPTTSAPSI, from the exons ATGGATACTGGGAGTAAGAGAAAGCTACCGTCAGGAGAAACACAATCTGACAAACTGGGGCATACTTGGTTGTGCGTTATAATCATGGAAGATTCCAGCTCTCAAGAGAACTCCCCAG TGTTTTCCGCAGTTGGAACATCTCCTCCATCTGTGTCTCCAGCCAAGAATAGAGAAGAGCCCGAGGTGATCAAGCTATGGAAAGAGAACCAAGCCACCAAGTTGGAGGAGAAGGATCACTTGGAGGAACAAGCCAAGATCGAACTCAAAGCTCAAGCCAAGAAGGAACTCGAGGATTGGTACCAATTACACGCCGAACAG CTTACGAAGCTACAAACGTCCCATAGAGAGGCCTCCGAATCCGCTGAGAAAGAGTTCCAGTCCACAAATAATGAGATCCAGCCCGGAACTGAATGGGAGAGAGTAGCCAAGATGTGTGACTTTAATCCGAAAACATGCCGCAATACCAAGGACATTTCCCGACTCCGCTCAGTCATTCTCCAATTGAAACAGGGCGGCAATCCCACCACCTCTGCTCCAAGTATATAG
- the LOC131891611 gene encoding clathrin light chain-like isoform X2 — MDTGSKRKLPSGETQSDKLGHTWLCVIIMEDSSSQENSPVGTSPPSVSPAKNREEPEVIKLWKENQATKLEEKDHLEEQAKIELKAQAKKELEDWYQLHAEQLTKLQTSHREASESAEKEFQSTNNEIQPGTEWERVAKMCDFNPKTCRNTKDISRLRSVILQLKQGGNPTTSAPSI, encoded by the exons ATGGATACTGGGAGTAAGAGAAAGCTACCGTCAGGAGAAACACAATCTGACAAACTGGGGCATACTTGGTTGTGCGTTATAATCATGGAAGATTCCAGCTCTCAAGAGAACTCCCCAG TTGGAACATCTCCTCCATCTGTGTCTCCAGCCAAGAATAGAGAAGAGCCCGAGGTGATCAAGCTATGGAAAGAGAACCAAGCCACCAAGTTGGAGGAGAAGGATCACTTGGAGGAACAAGCCAAGATCGAACTCAAAGCTCAAGCCAAGAAGGAACTCGAGGATTGGTACCAATTACACGCCGAACAG CTTACGAAGCTACAAACGTCCCATAGAGAGGCCTCCGAATCCGCTGAGAAAGAGTTCCAGTCCACAAATAATGAGATCCAGCCCGGAACTGAATGGGAGAGAGTAGCCAAGATGTGTGACTTTAATCCGAAAACATGCCGCAATACCAAGGACATTTCCCGACTCCGCTCAGTCATTCTCCAATTGAAACAGGGCGGCAATCCCACCACCTCTGCTCCAAGTATATAG